From the Mytilus edulis unplaced genomic scaffold, xbMytEdul2.2 SCAFFOLD_710, whole genome shotgun sequence genome, the window ACATAATAAAGATCTCTTTTTTCCCCCTAATCATTAATGTCCCTCTTTTTACAACACAGCAATCAGTGACATGGTATGCATTGTTAATAAGCTACGATCTGTTAATCGGTGTCATAACCCGTACATTGTAcataaagtgaaaaaaaatgtagGGATATTTGTTTATCCGGTAATAATCAATCAAAACCTTAAATTTGTTAGCATGTGCATAGTCTTTAGTCCTTGGAAATTCTCCAACATATGTGTATTGttttcagggccgtaactagcctcgtTTAAAAATGAGGCAAAATGTCTTCGCCGAacgaagcgaggcgaaaaaatttcggcgaggggtctgggggccgctcaaggcccccagaagctctgaaaAAATTacgcaaaatcctgcattctgagcaTTTCCCGGACTCTTATCTTACTCTGAAATGCAATTAATATTTAGCTATTTTTTGGGACATTTAAGGACTTAGAGACTTTATCAAAAGAAACTTCAGGTACCTCTTAAGTTGACACAAGGGATTATCTTGAACTTGTCATAATgattctttcattgttgaagaccctatAGCGACTATCAAGaagaaaaaccaaaataaatacCCTGACCATTGATTTTTATGTATTTAGTACTTTGTGTACGACTAAATCCTACTCCGGTTCAGTAttcctttatttttctattcaaGCCTTAAGGGTCTGAACACCactaaatgcaagtttaacctttcaatgtaaaaggtcatttggcaatacatttcttcaaaaaatatGATACTGGTAGATTGGTGATATCACTCTGATCTAACCCATGTCTTCTATCTAGTTTaacttttacatataaaaaagagagccagttgttttgtattctttaatatTATGTTTAATCCCCCATAAAGAAACAACCAATTTTTCTGTGCCCAGAAGCATTGTATCTTCTCAAAACATTTTGTCTCAAAATGTCTGGACAACGGTGAACATGCAGCATTGTTAAACCACACAACCGTTCACCCGTCATCGTAGATCTTTCCCAAGTCTTGAGTCTACGCAATGCTGAAAATGATCTTTCGCAACACACAGATGTTACAGGAAGAACCAACAACAGCTTGAAGACTGTGTGAATGTTCGGATATAAGTCAAAATCAGCTAGTTTAAGCGAATCTTTCAAACTAACGCACTCTCCAGCAGAATGCACATCAACCCTGATCCTCCATCTTTCCACTTCAGCAATAAAATCGTTCTTGTTTGACAAATCTGCTTCAAATGCGTCGCAAATTTTTGTAATGATGTCAGGGGTCAAGCTGTGCAGATGCTTTGGTATAAGATAATATCTCATCATTTGAGTTTTTAAATCGTTTGGAAATCTTCGTTGTAATTCCGATATGACATGGTCAATGAACGGAAAGAAAAGGTTAATGCGCCAATGAGACGTTGGGTCACTTTCTAAAGCTGCATTTTCTCGATGAACCTGACGCCCAACACGTCGCTTCGGTCTTAAATCTACCTCTAGCCTATCAGCAATTCTTTTAGCTCTACTGAACAACTGATTAAATTGTTCATCATTGCGTTTTTCCCCAAGTATTTGTATTAAACCGTTAGCCTCATCGAAAGCGGTCACCATATTGCAGTCAGTTTTCTGCAAAAAAAGTGTTAAAGGTTTAAGAAGGCTCAACACAAACTGAGCAACAACTATTGCTATAATAAATTCAGAATCTTCAAGAAGTCTCCTGAATCCAGCTGCATTTGTTCTGGCATCTGCCGAACTTACGGTTTCAATTTTGCTTATGGCGGAATGCACCGACTGATACTGTGCCATTAGTGAAGATACGGCATCAACTCCGGCGGTCCATCTGGTTTCACAAAGTTTGGCAACAGATTAATCCCCACCTTTTTTCAGTAGTGATACATCTATATTATCACCGTCACTGTCTACACCTTCGAGGAGCTCATTTAACAAGTCTTTATCTCCAGTAAAAGACTTCAGAATTTCTTTCCGTTTGTAAGATGCACATAGAAACCAAGTCATTTGGCCAACGGATGCCATCAGATTTCGGACCTGTCTGACATTTTTGCAGCTATCTGTGACTACTAAATTTAAATTATGCGATTTACAGTGAACATAGGGCGCGTTCGGACATTGCTCTTTTATACGTTGTTGAACACCAGAAACTACACCACTCATTACACTGGCACCGTCGTAACCTTGTCCGCGAAGATTAACCAAGTTCAATCCCCAATTCTGTAAATTCTCAAAAATTGCTTTAGATATATGTTCAGCATCAACTTGACCTGGCTCAACAAAGCCTAAGAAGTCTTCACGGATATCGTTAGTGTCGGAAACTACGTACCGCACGCATATTGATAATTGCTCTTTAACGGACACGTCTGTTGTTTCATCAGCACACACCGCGAAGAATTTACTTTTCTTGCAATTATCTATCAGGCGTTCTCTAATTTCTAACTCACAGCATTGAATAAGTTCATTTTGCACTTCGGGTGATAAATAACGCAATGATCTACTTGCCGTCTCAAGAAGCTCTTTCAAAGTAAGATCATATGTTGATTTCCAATCGATGAAAAATTGGAAATTTCCGTCCTCTTTTTTTAATTCCCTGTCCCAATTACCCCGTAAAGCAATATTTCGTTGACCAAGAACAACAATTATGTCTATGATAGAAATCAATATCGCCCTGTTTTTAGCAACCCTATTCTCATAACTTTTGCTGAGCGAATAGTAAATGTCCGGTTTACTTCCCTGACAAATTGCAATGAAATCTTTTGCTGCTTCGGCGGCATAAATGTGAGCATCACTTTCCTCGTGAATTTTCAGAGAAGAGCGTTTTACGCCTACTGCGTTCTTCCAATCACTGAATCCTTTCTTAGCAAATAACGAAGCATTATCAGAAAATATCATGCAACATTCACAATATGCGGCATCTTCCGATTATGAGTATCGGAGCCAAGTATATTGAGACTCCCATGAAGGTAAATAGCGTCTCCCTCCTTTTTGAGGATAGTATTTCACAGGTTTTGTATCAGTTTTAGAAGAAAGGAAGACTAGTTTATCTGCATCTGTCAGTTTATGCTTAAAATGTGTTGGGTCGAGAGAATCAGACGATTTACTTGAATTCTTCATAGAATCTGACGATTTACTTTCATTTGTCACAGTACATTTTACCAAACAAGTGTTGCTTGAACTAATTTCGGTCAATTCCTGGGAAGAAATTTCAGATGTTGATAGACCAGGGGGTGGATACTCGTCCTGAATTGTTCCCAATGCCACAATTTTCGGAGAGGAGTCGGATGAATCTGCAAAAGAATTCACATTTACACAACGTGAAACAATATAAGTTAAAATTATATCTTTCCTGCAcataaaaatgtatttctatATGTGAGTTATGCCTAGATAGAATAAATGTACCGTATGATTGAGACACGCACACTTTTTTTTAGATGTGTGTATGCTAAAAGACGAAATGCATCTCTTACTCAACTAAGATACGAGCAGGCACGGTCGatcaagatttgtttttaattcacaccCCGTCCACTTTTGAAATTTCATTAGTCTATATACGCCAGAGTCGGAACTCGAATATATTTAACGACAACAACCAGTGTTTGCATTGTTTTCTATCTCTTTGACATAACAcccatttttttattcaaacaaacGTAAGCACTGTCATAACTGGCAACTCCGACTATGGTGTTtcgattattttttattattaatgcgATGCTTACACAAGCAAGCGTCAAGTTACTATACATCAAGGTTTTTGTCGTCACTAAATGATAGTTCAAAGGGATATTGGGCCAGATGAAAATTGGGCGGTATATCAGAAAtgcttgttttaaaaattattctctggattggtttatttttaaataaacgcGTAGAAAGAACGTTTTGTACTGCCGACACCCGTTAATTTCAAAAACCAATGCAGACTGtaaccaattttattttgttcactaAAAATTGATGCAGGACTGAGGTTGTTGATTCATTCCAATTATAGGGACAGggattgattgattgtattgttggttgcttaacgtccagtggcaaatatttcatgcatattcatgacgagAACAAGTTTATAATATATGCATAgttaggtcttgtcataataaaGGCCATTTGGGTTGTTGGAATGAttgtcggggaaatttggactgccgcTGGAAAAAATTGAGGATAAATTCGAACAGGCCGGTGTGGGACTCCTATACTTACCATTGACTTCTTTTCTTTTCAAAGAACCAGTCTTCAGCCAATTTTGCAATGACATGTTCAAAAACACTTTGCTGATTTCAAACCGTTTTAAAAAATTTGCAAGgagatgaaatattaaaatctGGACCTGCGCAAGCCCCGGTAATTATTGTCTTATATCACATGCATTAACAAATATTCCATACATTGCCAAACTATAATTATTAAAATCAATATCATCAACATTATAACAATTTATGACCTGTCATATATATACAGTGATCAAAGGAATATTAGACAACCGAAGCGTTAGACAttaagaatgattgattgattgcttggtTCTTGCTTAAAATCGCATCAGAACAACAGCGAATCAGAGTtggtttaaaatattaaattattacaatttaatgtAGTTTTTAAAATGAGACAAGAGGTCCTTCAATATAAGAAAACTCAAGTTGAAAAGAAAATGACCAGATCTGAATATCATctacatattaaatttcaaaactAACACTTAGTCTATAGTCACAATAGTAGCacaataaagaaacaaaagtCTAGACTCTCGTCGTATAAATcaatttcatataaatatttttttgtttgtttttgaaatttccagcatgaggcatttgcctcaattgcctcaatgtagttacgacCCTGGTTTTTGTAGATCTTTCTAGTACTCATATTTATTTTGTACTCCATTACCTGTGTGTAAGTCAAGTTTTTAACAATACGGTACACGTTTTGTTTGTGTGAGTTGTCCCATTCAGTTATTTAATACACAGTGAAATTTTAACCTGAACCACTGGTCATCACATCGACAGAAAAAAAGCcgacgcaaaaaaaaaaacccaaaaaaacccaaataaaccCCGATATATACGTTATAATTTGTTTGTCTAGTCATCtgcaaattaatttgtttttcaatctttCCTTGTGTTGTTATTGTGTAacatattttgtgttttgttcatttaCAAAAGTCTACAAATTGAATTCTGAAAACACATGTTTTACAATGGCAGTGAGTAAACGTATCAAGTACCACTACAGAAAATTCAATGTGCTAAAATTTTCAAGTTTACAAGCTATAAAATCACATCGATGATCAATTAagatattacatatatacatgtattagagACGATAATATAATTATGCTATTGAGAATTTATATACTAGGCTGACACGCTGGTCATAAACATTCCTTCATAGTGATCAAGTGAATTAAACTACATTTATGCTGGGAAAAACTGGATCGAGAGAAAAAGTGCACTTTCGAATCTATACAGAAATGAGAATATTGTGAAAACTGTAGGCAGTTTAAAATAATAATCCCTTTCGAGTCTTTGAGCATTCAAAGAAATCTCGTACAAAAATTGAACTGACCATTTTTAAAGCTTAATGAGCTTTACGACGAACGCTGGACGATTGAGTAGTAAAAAACCCAGTATATAATGgatttatctaattttttttgtcatttcagcTCCACCACCAATGATGTATGGTCAGTATCCGCAACCAGGCGGCGTTATGTATAATCAACCACCAGCGTATCCGCCGCCTCAACCAAACTATCCACCGCCACAAGGAAACTATCCACCACCGAAATACTAGCAGTTTGTCAACTACAAGCAAACTATCAACCAAAATACAAACAGTTGTatatagtgaaaaaaatatatattccatgTAATTTGTTATCTTATATCCTTAATTGTATTATCAACTGATTGAGACATACATGCCTAAAAAGAATATATaatgaattgtttttttctttaattaaaaccTGCTGATATAATAactgtaaaacaaaaattgaaattttgattttcatgATAGCTTAAAGGTATCTTTGatgtatctgtgatgagtttattaacactCTGTGACTTCAAAAATGTCCTCAGGAaggaaattttaatatttattcgaCCTTAATAGAGTTCGACGAATAGTTACTTTATATTTCAGATTAATGAGATGCCATCGTTTTGAGCAATCAAATACATGTATCGCAAAAGAaggaaatcaaaaatgaaattgaaaaaagcaCTGAAAATGTTGACCATCCAGGTAATTTTTCCTGGCTTGAGGACAAATTATATGTGTTGTATTTTATTCGATTGGTTGGCCAAAACCGGATATACATTTAGTGTTTACCTTGGTCAGCATGCAAACGAAAATTGATACTCAACTATTCACAATAAATCTTGTAAAATCATTGTCATGTAAAGAACGCAAACTAAGCTATGAATTGATCGTGTTAAgcttattaaaaagtaaaatcccaaaaataccgaactctgaggaaaacacgaaaagtctctaatcaaatgggaaaatcaaaaactcaaacacatcaaacgaatggatgacaactgcCATGTTCCTGAATTGGTACCATCATTTTCtgatatagaaaatggtggattaaacctcaTTTTAAATATAGTAGCTTCTTTGATTAGGTACTTAACCATTCCATCTGATACAGTCAGCAAAAATTAAATTGTCATCTTTAAAGTATATAAATTGAAAAGGGAAATAGggtatatgtttatttttatgaaatgagTCCACGTACTTTCGTTACAGATAAAATGTGAAATCTAACTCTGGCATCTAAGTGTGATATAAGGGTACTTTTCGTTACCCTTAGACATCTCCGAATTAATTCAATAAAATAC encodes:
- the LOC139507044 gene encoding 52 kDa repressor of the inhibitor of the protein kinase-like, whose product is MAQYQSVHSAISKIETVSSADARTNAAGFRRLLEDSEFIIAIVVAQFVLSLLKPLTLFLQKTDCNMVTAFDEANGLIQILGEKRNDEQFNQLFSRAKRIADRLEVDLRPKRRVGRQVHRENAALESDPTSHWRINLFFPFIDHVISELQRRFPNDLKTQMMRYYLIPKHLHSLTPDIITKICDAFEADLSNKNDFIAEVERWRIRVDVHSAGECVSLKDSLKLADFDLYPNIHTVFKLLLVLPVTSVCCERSFSALRRLKTWERSTMTGERLCGLTMLHVHRCPDILRQNVLRRYNASGHRKIGCFFMGD
- the LOC139507043 gene encoding zinc finger MYM-type protein 1-like, translated to MIFSDNASLFAKKGFSDWKNAVGVKRSSLKIHEESDAHIYAAEAAKDFIAICQGSKPDIYYSLSKSYENRVAKNRAILISIIDIIVVLGQRNIALRGNWDRELKKEDGNFQFFIDWKSTYDLTLKELLETASRSLRYLSPEVQNELIQCCELEIRERLIDNCKKSKFFAVCADETTDVSVKEQLSICVRYVVSDTNDIREDFLGFVEPGQVDAEHISKAIFENLQNWGLNLVNLRGQGYDGASVMSGVVSGVQQRIKEQCPNAPYVHCKSHNLNLVVTDSCKNVRQVRNLMASVGQMTWFLCASYKRKEILKSFTGDKDLLNELLEGVDSDGDNIDVSLLKKGGD